From Sporosarcina sp. Te-1, the proteins below share one genomic window:
- a CDS encoding PseG/SpsG family protein produces the protein MIPIETREKKTIAIHVARTDAKGTYPARRAAILASVLSEEANVVFLTGPASPPVPEGFREISIGRNTTLSDTISVMQPDLLLRDSGSTLQEEVAKIREVVPSIIHFDDFGDGGRLADLVLQTLYEEESENVMEHYVMERNLFIADETFNSYQKIGLQKDRPSPIPHLIISFGEEDPGNLSYRALRHVLQLQIPLKVSVLVGELYSHDISTLRMMALGRRNTKIIQPPYDVAELYSRADIILCGSGYMPYEVAVMGIPCIVLAQNEFELGLGFPKEHHGFIHLGLGRKVKQSNLLNAIMEPLLHEPLRKRAIRKQTQLNLGNGKDTVLEAIRYLLEYPKRDKAMSDMLH, from the coding sequence GTGATTCCAATAGAAACACGCGAAAAGAAAACCATTGCCATTCACGTAGCCCGTACAGATGCCAAAGGGACCTATCCTGCCCGCAGAGCTGCCATTCTAGCAAGCGTCCTATCTGAAGAGGCGAATGTTGTATTCCTGACAGGACCTGCATCACCTCCCGTACCGGAAGGCTTTCGGGAAATATCAATAGGTCGAAATACAACGCTTTCCGACACCATTTCGGTTATGCAGCCTGATTTACTTTTGCGCGATAGCGGCTCGACCCTTCAGGAGGAAGTGGCTAAAATCCGGGAGGTCGTGCCTTCCATCATTCATTTTGATGATTTTGGGGACGGCGGCCGTTTGGCTGATCTCGTCTTGCAAACATTGTATGAAGAGGAAAGCGAAAATGTAATGGAACATTACGTAATGGAGCGCAATTTGTTCATTGCGGATGAAACATTTAATTCTTATCAAAAAATCGGCCTGCAGAAGGATCGTCCCTCTCCCATACCGCATCTTATCATCTCATTTGGCGAGGAAGATCCCGGCAACCTAAGCTACCGAGCATTACGGCATGTCCTCCAGCTTCAGATCCCGCTCAAAGTGTCTGTCCTGGTTGGGGAGTTATATTCGCATGATATCAGCACATTGCGGATGATGGCACTGGGGCGGCGAAACACAAAAATTATACAGCCTCCCTATGACGTGGCCGAGCTCTATTCGAGAGCAGATATCATCCTTTGCGGCTCCGGCTATATGCCATATGAAGTCGCCGTCATGGGAATCCCCTGCATCGTTCTTGCGCAAAATGAATTTGAACTGGGTCTCGGATTTCCGAAAGAACACCACGGTTTCATCCATTTAGGGCTTGGGCGGAAGGTCAAACAGTCCAATTTGCTGAACGCCATCATGGAACCGCTGCTTCACGAACCGCTCCGCAAACGCGCCATCCGCAAACAGACCCAACTCAATTTAGGTAACGGGAAAGACACCGTCCTGGAAGCGATCCGCTACTTATTGGAATATCCGAAGCGCGATAAAGCAATGTCCGATATGCTACACTAA
- a CDS encoding SE1832 family protein translates to MDKRQLEAAIAELKMDYISLQGDIEKLESTGHADSVHKAEQRLAAMEVKLAELNKELQRFS, encoded by the coding sequence ATGGACAAACGACAACTCGAAGCAGCTATCGCCGAATTGAAAATGGACTACATCAGCCTTCAAGGCGATATCGAAAAACTGGAATCGACCGGCCACGCCGACTCCGTCCATAAAGCAGAACAGCGTCTCGCCGCCATGGAAGTGAAATTAGCGGAATTGAACAAGGAATTGCAACGCTTTTCCTAA
- a CDS encoding phospholipase D-like domain-containing protein: MKGWKKRSKGKWLSLVMILLFVLLYIAVIAWHTYKPLPKGIPYEGELHRTDDVEMFTDLTYAQNKKGDGMVHELSIFDEVYKMIDEAKSFIVLDFFLMDHYSDEKVDFPKIAETLTAKLIQKKQENPDMDIVFITDPLNTGYGSYDSKWFTKLEEAGIEVVYSDLDKLRDSTPIYSGLYRTIFRWIHVEKKGWIPNAMASKAPKMTLASYMKLLNVKANHRKTMVTDKAALVTSGNPHDASGFHGNVALKVSGAVINDILESEEAVVRYTNGGSLPRADVRESKEGQYRVQYVTEKKILDALLEDMSRAEQGDRIRMGMFFVAMPEVVQAIEDAVDCGVEVQMILDPNENSFGNEKSGLPNRPVMQKMMDETKDRMEVRWYNTVIGQYHTKLVVVETQKGTFITNGSANLTDRTLDNYNLEGNLRVIAPNDSPLVREMNAYFDRLWNNEDALYTLDFEEYQNEFTFFQRGIYRLQELLKLTTY; the protein is encoded by the coding sequence ATGAAAGGTTGGAAGAAACGGAGCAAGGGAAAATGGCTCTCGCTCGTCATGATTTTGCTGTTTGTCTTATTATATATTGCGGTGATCGCATGGCACACATATAAGCCGCTGCCGAAGGGAATTCCATATGAAGGGGAACTTCACCGGACGGATGATGTGGAAATGTTCACTGATCTGACATACGCCCAAAATAAAAAGGGTGATGGCATGGTGCATGAGTTGTCCATTTTTGATGAAGTATACAAAATGATCGATGAGGCGAAGTCATTTATTGTGTTGGATTTTTTTCTGATGGATCATTATTCGGATGAAAAAGTGGACTTTCCAAAGATTGCGGAAACCTTGACGGCAAAATTGATTCAAAAAAAGCAAGAGAATCCCGACATGGATATTGTATTTATTACTGATCCGCTTAACACGGGATATGGTTCATATGATTCCAAGTGGTTCACCAAACTCGAAGAGGCGGGCATTGAAGTTGTTTACTCGGATTTGGATAAATTACGAGATTCCACTCCGATTTATTCGGGGTTGTACCGGACGATTTTCCGCTGGATCCATGTGGAGAAAAAAGGTTGGATTCCGAACGCTATGGCGAGTAAGGCGCCCAAGATGACGCTTGCTTCCTATATGAAATTATTGAACGTCAAAGCAAATCATCGGAAAACGATGGTGACGGATAAGGCGGCTCTTGTGACGTCTGGGAATCCTCATGATGCAAGTGGTTTTCATGGAAATGTGGCGTTAAAAGTGAGCGGTGCAGTGATCAATGACATCCTGGAATCGGAAGAAGCGGTCGTCCGGTATACGAATGGGGGTTCATTGCCGAGGGCGGATGTGCGCGAATCAAAGGAGGGCCAATATAGAGTCCAATACGTGACAGAGAAAAAGATATTGGATGCATTGCTTGAAGATATGAGCCGTGCGGAGCAAGGAGACAGAATCCGGATGGGGATGTTTTTCGTTGCTATGCCGGAAGTGGTGCAAGCAATAGAGGATGCGGTCGATTGCGGAGTGGAAGTCCAAATGATTTTGGATCCGAACGAAAACTCTTTCGGAAATGAAAAATCCGGATTGCCAAACCGTCCGGTCATGCAAAAGATGATGGATGAAACGAAGGATCGTATGGAAGTCCGCTGGTATAATACTGTAATTGGCCAGTACCATACGAAATTGGTCGTTGTGGAAACGCAGAAGGGGACGTTCATTACGAACGGTTCCGCAAACTTGACGGACCGTACGCTCGACAACTACAACCTAGAGGGGAATCTGCGCGTCATCGCCCCGAATGACAGCCCGCTGGTCCGAGAAATGAACGCCTATTTCGATCGTCTTTGGAATAACGAAGATGCGTTATATACTCTCGACTTTGAAGAATACCAAAATGAATTCACTTTTTTTCAACGGGGAATTTATCGATTGCAGGAATTGTTGAAGCTGACGACTTACTAA